One Helianthus annuus cultivar XRQ/B chromosome 7, HanXRQr2.0-SUNRISE, whole genome shotgun sequence genomic region harbors:
- the LOC110869697 gene encoding uncharacterized protein LOC110869697, giving the protein MAEPNLELGPVRKQANVSLRCPKLTDSNYTTRSILMKQILTAYSLWEITEVGTEGDEKKVATTKAVIFKTLPEDILMQVAQYETAKEVWDSIKILHVEADMVQKARLHTLRAELEAMKMKENKKMDVFAKKLNRIRVKFRSLGSVLKDKVIVRKLFSSAPRKFLPFIASVELYSDIDNMLFEDGVGRMKAFEERLKVFDEHEDMDQNKLLLVGTSNGEGNQDRGSGSGRGEGKQGRGGGFGRGHGTRDMSTFRCFECGEFEHFGYECTKWDEKKEEANLAEDVNNLQLF; this is encoded by the coding sequence ATGGCAGAACCAAACCTAGAGTTAGGTCCGGTAAGAAAGCAGGCGAATGTGTCACTTCGATGCCCGAAGTTGACTGATTCGAACTACACCACGAGGTCGATTCTGATGAAGCAGATTCTAACAGCGTATAGTCTTTGGGAAATTACAGAAGTAGGTACGGAAGGTGATGAAAAGAAGGTGGCTACTACAAAGGCGGtgatttttaaaacattgccTGAAGATATTTTGATGCAGGTGGCTCAGTATGAAACCGCGAAAGAAGTATGGGATTCAATCAAAATCCTACATGTAGAAGCAGATATGGTCCAAAAGGCTCGTTTGCATACTTTGAGGGCTGAATTGGAAGCTATGAAGATGAAGGAGAATAAGAAAATGGATGTTTTTGCAAAAAAGTTGAATAGAATAAGAGTTAAGTTTAGATCTCTTGGTTCTGTTTTGAAGGATAAGGTCATAGTAAGGAAGTTGTTCAGTTCAGCACCGAGGAAGTTTTTACCGTTCATAGCCTCTGTCGAACTATATTCTGATATTGACAACATGCTATTTGAGGATGGAGTAGGAAGGATGAAGGCGTTCGAAGAAAGGCTTAAGGTTTTTGATGAACATGAAGATATGGATCAAAACAAATTGCTTTTGGTAGGTACAAGCAATGGGGAAGGAAATCAAGACCGTGGAAGCGGTTCTGGAAGAGGAGAAGGAAAACAAGGCCGAGGAGGTGGTTTTGGAAGAGGTCATGGAACTAGAGACATGAGCACTTTCaggtgttttgaatgtggtgaatTTGAGCACTTTGGATACGAATGCACCAAGTGGGATGAAAAGAAAGAGGAAGCAAATCTAGCAGAAGATGTCAACAATTTACAATTGTTTTAA